The following are encoded in a window of Lynx canadensis isolate LIC74 chromosome B1, mLynCan4.pri.v2, whole genome shotgun sequence genomic DNA:
- the JCHAIN gene encoding immunoglobulin J chain, with protein sequence MKNHLLFWGVLAIFVKAVLVTAQDEDERTVLVDNKCKCVRITSRIIPSAEGPNEDIVERNIRIIVPLNNRENISDPTSPLRTNFVYHLSDVCKKCDPVEVELDNQIVMASQSNICDEESEVCYTYDRNKCYTNRVPFTYGGVTRMVETALTPDSCYPD encoded by the exons ATGAAGAACCATTTGCTTTTCTGGGGAGTCCTAGCCATTTTTGTTAAGGCTGTTCTTGTGACAG CCCAAGATGAAGATGAAAGGACTGTTCTCGTTGACAACAAATGTAAGTGTGTCCGGATTACTTCCAGGATCATCCCTTCTGCTGAAGGTCCTAATGAAGACATTGTGGAGAGAAACATCAGAATTAT tgttccTCTGAACAACAGGGAGAATATCTCTGATCCCACCTCACCACTGAGAACCAACTTTGTGTACCATTTGTCCGATGT ctgtaAAAAATGTGATCCTGTGGAAGTAGAGCTGGATAATCAAATAGTTATGGCCAGCCAAAGCAACATCTGTGATGAAGAGAGTGAGGTCTGCTACACTTATGACAGAAACAAGTGCTACACAAATCGGGTCCCATTTACCTATGGTGGTGTGACCAGGATGGTGGAAACAGCCTTGACCCCGGATTCCTGCTACCCTGACTAA